The proteins below come from a single Zea mays cultivar B73 chromosome 8, Zm-B73-REFERENCE-NAM-5.0, whole genome shotgun sequence genomic window:
- the LOC109941896 gene encoding uncharacterized protein, translating into MFRGYLKPPLWKMIAELSYIYRHICAKHISKKLMIQFEKQIAVLVCKMEKVFPPGFMNVMQHLLVHLPYEALVGGPVQFRWMYSQERELKKLRATVRNKARVEGCIAEAFAAKEITIFSSQYLSHSNNVNAQSTRYHTEEEGPSTDLSVFLWKGKGVGASTAHYVDIRERNFTMLYLYTNMEELDPYFEMFDSIYLAGHKPTPKELDNLRMKGMNGGPCFVEWFHEHCKKLDSLVSDDLRQISHGQLKARKYSRYDINGYRFRTSKLEKIRPQAATTNSGVVATTTNADGGTHDYYGVLQDITEYTLGGAKEFMFVLFDCEWFDPQQTREDEFGIVEVKHESR; encoded by the exons ATGTTCCGTGGCTATTTGAAGCCTCCTCTGTGGAAGATGATTGCTGAACTTAGTTACATATATAGACATATATGTGCTAAGCATATCTCAAAGAAATTGATGATTCAATTTGAGAAACAAATCGCGGTGCTTGTATGCAAGATGGAAAAAGTATTTCCGCCTGGATTTatgaatgtgatgcaacatttgcTAGTGCACTTACCTTATGAAGCATTGGTAGGAGGACCAGTGCAGTTCCGATGGATGTATAGTCAAGAAAGAGAATTGAAAAAACTTAGAGCTACTGTGCGGAACAAAGCAAGGGTTGAGGGGTGTATCGCAGAGGCCTTTGCAGCTAAAGAGATCACAATCTTCTCAAGTCAGTATTTATCACACTCTAACAACGTGAATGCTCAGTCAACACGGTATCATACTGAAGAAGAAGGTCCTTCGACCGACCTTAGTGTTTTTCTATGGAAGGGGAAAGGGGTCGGGGCTTCTACTGCACATTATGTTGACATAAGAGAGCGTAATTTCACCATGCTCTACTTGTACACCAACATGGAGGAACTTGATCCAtactttgaaatgtttgattCCATATATTTAGCTGGCCACAAACCTACACCAAAGGAACTGGATAATCTACGTATGAAAGGGATGAATGGAGGTCCATGTTTCGTTGAATGGTTCCACGAGCAT TGTAAGAAACTGGACTCTCTAGTCTCGGATGATTTGCGACAGATATCACATGGTCAGTTGAAAGCAAGAAAATATAGCCGCTATGATattaatggataccgttttcgaacATCAAAATTAGAAAAAATCCGCCCGCAGGCAGCCACGACAAACAGTGGAGTAGTAGCAACTACCACAAATGCAGACGGAGGCACTCATGACTATTATGGTGTTCTTCAAGACATAACGGAGTACACTCTTGGTGGGGCCAAAGAGTTCATGTTTGTGTTATTTGATTGTGAATGGTTTGATCCTCAACAAACACGAGAGGATGAATTTGGAATTGTGGAGGTAAAGCATGAATCACG ATGA